A region of the Chloroflexota bacterium genome:
GCCGACCTCATCGATCGCGTAATCCCGGCCCTGGACGTGGCGCCCGTCGACGCCGCGCTTCATGCCGATGCCGTCACAGCCTTCCGCGACACGATCGAGTCATCAGTCTCCCTCGTGGACCGGACGAGCTTCGCCTTCATGCGCCGGGAGGGGATCGAGCGTGCGATCGTCCTCGACGCCGACTTCCGAACCGCGGGTTTCGAGACGCTCCCGTGAAAGGATCGGCCCATCGAGGCGAGTCACCCCCCAAGCACGGATCGTCCACCGTGGTATCCGGCGGCGCCGATTCTGACCCCGCGACGCGCAGGCGTGACGGAGGACGGGTTCGCGAACGGGGTAGCGTGCCGCGCGGGCCGAACCGCGTCGCCGTCGAGATTGACCGCGGGCGGA
Encoded here:
- a CDS encoding PIN domain-containing protein; the protein is MTLFVDSSGILALVDRDDAAHAGAVDAFTLGRSEALSTHAYVIVETLAVARRRFGPAVAADLIDRVIPALDVAPVDAALHADAVTAFRDTIESSVSLVDRTSFAFMRREGIERAIVLDADFRTAGFETLP